A single genomic interval of Spirosoma linguale DSM 74 harbors:
- a CDS encoding TonB-dependent receptor (PFAM: TonB-dependent receptor; TonB-dependent receptor plug~KEGG: ccs:CCNA_00858 TonB-dependent receptor): protein MKFATVYYITFILLLPCGAIAQQSVSSTASQSIGQISGTVLDSVTRQPVPFATVALSTSTGNVLAGKITSETGTFMFSGLLPGSYTLRLTFVGYQTRTLTAFALTDQKPGVQLGTLLLHPESRQLNEVVITGQKALIEEKSDRLVYNAANDLTNKGGTAVDVLRKAPMLTVDVTGNVQLRGSSNLKVLLNGRPSGLLARNLSEALKMIPANTIQSVEVITSPSARYDAEGSGGVINIITKKQLKGSSGNLDVTAGNYTQSIGGSYGVKREKFGLTFSGNGNAEREKSVSEMTRISLLNGQPAGELFQRRSANNVHRGWFGDLSLDYAFDTLNRVNLSISTWGGAWPNSSSLYNRFRNAEGIVTQAYNQAVNQQEPFGNIEFNLGYTRAFKRPKQELILLGQYSYTFDNTSYTSDQFTPIGVPIYRETSTNQSHNPQYTFQLDYTHPFSSSGRQVFEVGAKAIRRDVSSRYAIYNSSVGAVDVLLYNVSRSNNFVYDQQVLATYASLKLSNQTKWMLQSGVRLENTINEGRFADSIPPFRIQFTNFIPSLTLSKQLSERQSFKISYTQRISRPMIWDLNPYINASDLKNLSAGNPQLRPELTHLAELSYSLTTKSGAYLNLALYRRETNNSIEEVRTVDTSGVSRSIKQNVARNQRTGLNVNAAGQFNRNWKINGGGEFYHTQFSSTALQVQNSGWLWQLNLNMAYQLPQNYSLQAYGMYSTGWILLQGKNSAWYHYSLAARKEFWDRKASLTLGVNNPFTQPFRQNNESQSSSFRAHTANQYVTRSVKLTFSWQFGQIRAGNEPAGKKIINDDAKAK from the coding sequence ATGAAATTCGCTACAGTTTACTACATAACCTTCATCTTACTACTTCCCTGTGGGGCAATCGCTCAGCAATCCGTTTCCTCAACGGCCTCTCAATCGATAGGCCAGATCAGCGGAACGGTGCTGGATTCGGTAACCCGACAGCCCGTGCCTTTTGCAACAGTAGCCCTTTCAACGTCTACTGGTAATGTACTTGCCGGCAAAATAACGTCTGAGACGGGCACATTTATGTTTTCTGGCTTACTGCCTGGCTCGTATACGCTGCGACTGACATTTGTCGGCTACCAGACCCGTACCCTGACCGCGTTCGCGCTGACGGACCAGAAGCCCGGTGTGCAACTGGGTACGCTGCTCCTGCATCCTGAAAGTCGCCAACTCAATGAGGTCGTGATTACGGGGCAGAAAGCCCTGATCGAAGAGAAATCGGACCGACTGGTGTATAACGCGGCCAACGATCTGACCAACAAGGGCGGAACGGCGGTGGACGTGCTGCGGAAAGCCCCCATGCTTACGGTGGACGTAACGGGTAATGTGCAGCTACGCGGCAGCTCAAATCTGAAAGTATTGCTAAACGGTCGTCCGTCGGGTTTGCTGGCTCGTAATTTGAGTGAAGCGCTGAAGATGATACCGGCCAATACGATTCAGTCGGTGGAGGTCATTACCAGCCCGTCTGCCCGATACGATGCCGAAGGGTCGGGCGGGGTCATCAACATCATCACCAAAAAACAATTGAAAGGTTCTTCCGGCAATCTGGATGTAACGGCGGGTAATTACACGCAGTCGATTGGCGGCAGTTATGGAGTCAAACGGGAGAAATTTGGATTGACATTTTCGGGCAATGGGAATGCTGAACGCGAAAAAAGCGTGTCCGAAATGACCCGTATTTCGCTGCTCAATGGGCAACCCGCCGGTGAGTTGTTCCAGCGACGTAGCGCCAACAATGTGCATCGGGGCTGGTTTGGCGATCTGAGTTTGGACTACGCCTTCGATACACTAAACCGGGTAAATCTCTCGATCAGTACGTGGGGCGGGGCCTGGCCCAACTCAAGTTCGCTCTATAATCGCTTTCGAAATGCAGAAGGGATCGTAACCCAGGCGTATAATCAGGCGGTAAATCAACAGGAGCCCTTTGGTAATATTGAATTTAATTTAGGCTATACCCGTGCCTTTAAAAGGCCAAAACAGGAGTTAATTCTCCTGGGACAGTACAGTTACACCTTCGACAACACGAGCTATACCAGTGATCAATTTACGCCAATAGGCGTGCCGATTTATCGGGAAACCAGTACGAATCAAAGTCATAATCCACAGTATACGTTTCAGCTTGATTACACCCATCCATTTTCCTCATCAGGTCGGCAGGTTTTCGAGGTGGGTGCCAAAGCTATTCGGCGGGATGTGAGCAGTCGGTACGCTATTTATAACAGTAGTGTGGGTGCCGTCGATGTTCTGCTCTACAACGTCAGCCGTTCCAATAATTTCGTTTACGATCAGCAGGTGCTGGCCACGTATGCGTCGCTAAAACTGTCAAACCAGACGAAGTGGATGCTTCAGTCTGGGGTTCGATTGGAGAATACGATCAATGAAGGACGATTTGCTGATTCCATTCCACCCTTTCGGATTCAATTTACGAACTTCATCCCAAGTCTAACGCTGAGTAAACAACTGAGCGAACGGCAGTCGTTTAAAATCAGTTACACCCAGCGTATTTCCCGGCCCATGATCTGGGATTTGAATCCCTATATCAATGCAAGTGACCTTAAGAACCTGAGTGCGGGCAATCCGCAGCTTCGCCCCGAACTGACGCATCTGGCCGAGCTGTCCTATAGTCTGACAACCAAAAGCGGAGCCTATCTCAACCTGGCCCTGTATCGACGTGAGACAAACAATTCCATTGAGGAAGTTCGAACCGTCGATACGTCCGGGGTGTCCCGATCCATTAAGCAGAACGTGGCGCGTAACCAGCGAACAGGATTGAATGTAAACGCAGCGGGGCAGTTTAACCGAAACTGGAAAATCAACGGGGGCGGTGAATTCTACCATACCCAGTTCAGCAGCACCGCCTTGCAGGTACAGAATTCAGGCTGGCTCTGGCAACTTAATCTGAACATGGCCTACCAGTTGCCGCAGAATTATTCATTGCAGGCTTACGGGATGTACAGCACTGGCTGGATTCTATTGCAAGGTAAAAACTCGGCCTGGTATCATTACAGCCTGGCAGCCCGCAAGGAGTTCTGGGACAGGAAAGCCAGTCTGACGCTGGGTGTTAACAATCCCTTCACGCAGCCATTCCGGCAAAACAACGAGTCGCAGTCCAGTTCCTTCCGGGCGCATACAGCTAATCAATACGTCACGCGATCGGTTAAACTGACCTTTAGCTGGCAGTTTGGGCAGATTCGGGCGGGTAATGAACCAGCGGGCAAAAAAATTATTAACGATGATGCCAAGGCGAAATAA
- a CDS encoding DoxX family protein (PFAM: DoxX family protein~KEGG: bvi:Bcep1808_6370 DoxX family protein), translating to MVRFFLHKLTVTYPDLAALVLRLGFGFMMSVNHGYVKLVHFHEWKTDFTRFMGLSGSLSLSLAIFAELACSILLILGLFTRLALFPLLVAMFVIFQSHNWDFLGEGELATSFLMGYLAILAIGPGRYSLDWLIGERLESKSELSSSV from the coding sequence ATGGTTCGTTTTTTCCTCCACAAGCTCACAGTCACTTATCCAGACCTAGCCGCTCTGGTGTTACGGCTGGGTTTTGGTTTCATGATGAGTGTTAATCATGGCTATGTCAAACTTGTCCATTTCCACGAGTGGAAAACGGACTTTACCCGCTTTATGGGTTTAAGTGGCTCCCTTTCGCTGTCGCTGGCTATCTTCGCCGAACTTGCCTGTTCGATCCTACTGATACTCGGTTTATTCACCCGCTTGGCGCTTTTCCCCCTGCTGGTCGCTATGTTCGTTATCTTTCAGTCCCACAACTGGGATTTCCTGGGCGAGGGTGAACTGGCAACAAGCTTTCTAATGGGCTATCTGGCCATTTTAGCCATCGGGCCGGGCCGATATAGTCTGGATTGGTTGATTGGTGAGCGGTTGGAAAGCAAGAGCGAGCTGAGCAGTTCCGTGTAG
- a CDS encoding signal transduction histidine kinase, LytS (PFAM: histidine kinase internal region~KEGG: sde:Sde_3901 putative regulator of cell autolysis-like), with protein sequence MRLPAWFDARKRWLREGIFFVVLFVLMSLNSWNRLTTANDFGRALIYFLILYGQAQFHRFVLFPYLFGQQVRRYVVLTTLCLLAGSLLVYTANYWLYPEFYNAQDWREIGLFHLATCMVSLIAILALFLIQRFYQQQQERNADQLLLQEVQMKFLHAQLNPHFFFNTLNNLYGISLHQPGRMPDLIMQLSKLMRYQVDSSRRTWVSLQQEVEFITSYITLERERVGNRCQIDYTYPTDTYLLQGYQLAPLLLIPLVENAFKHGTGDIQGCFVFISLTLDGDTLTLRIENSVPSHKMSVTSTGLGLQNTRQRLEILYADNHQLRIDQPPGRYKTELVIHLIPLVHAQPIAMSAD encoded by the coding sequence ATGCGACTACCCGCCTGGTTTGATGCGAGAAAGAGATGGTTACGAGAAGGAATTTTCTTCGTGGTCCTCTTCGTGCTCATGTCGCTCAACTCCTGGAATCGCTTGACGACAGCGAACGATTTCGGGCGAGCACTGATCTATTTTCTGATTTTGTATGGGCAGGCACAATTTCACCGATTTGTGCTGTTCCCCTACCTGTTCGGGCAGCAGGTCAGGCGTTACGTCGTGCTGACTACCCTTTGCCTGCTGGCAGGCAGTTTGCTGGTCTATACAGCCAATTACTGGCTTTATCCTGAATTTTATAACGCTCAGGACTGGCGGGAAATAGGCCTTTTCCACCTGGCAACCTGCATGGTCAGCTTGATTGCCATTCTGGCGCTTTTCCTGATCCAGCGTTTTTATCAACAGCAGCAGGAGCGAAACGCCGATCAGTTACTGCTTCAGGAAGTGCAGATGAAATTCCTGCACGCTCAGCTAAACCCGCATTTCTTTTTCAACACGCTTAACAACTTGTACGGCATCAGTCTGCATCAACCTGGTCGAATGCCTGATTTAATTATGCAGCTCTCCAAGCTGATGCGCTATCAGGTGGACAGCAGCCGTCGGACATGGGTATCGCTTCAGCAGGAGGTCGAATTTATCACCAGCTACATTACGCTGGAACGGGAACGCGTGGGAAACCGCTGCCAGATCGACTATACGTACCCGACCGATACGTACCTGCTGCAAGGCTACCAGTTGGCACCCTTACTGTTGATTCCGCTCGTCGAAAATGCGTTTAAACACGGCACGGGCGATATTCAGGGCTGTTTTGTTTTCATTTCTCTAACGCTGGACGGCGACACACTAACCCTGCGCATCGAAAACTCGGTGCCCAGTCATAAGATGTCCGTCACGTCGACGGGACTCGGCTTGCAAAATACGCGCCAACGGCTTGAAATTTTGTATGCCGACAACCATCAGCTACGGATCGATCAGCCGCCGGGTCGTTATAAAACAGAATTGGTCATTCACTTAATTCCTCTGGTTCATGCGCAACCCATTGCGATGTCTGCTGATTGA
- a CDS encoding two component transcriptional regulator, LytTR family (PFAM: LytTr DNA-binding region; response regulator receiver~SMART: response regulator receiver~KEGG: hypothetical protein) codes for MRNPLRCLLIDDEAAAHYVLQHYIEQVDRLTLVGNCYHALEAINFLHRQPIDLLFLDINMPQMNGLQMLETLTHPPRVILTTAHSEFALESYNYNVVDYLLKPIEFARFLKAVDKVVVTQSDEETQPLSLLTPAGASFVIKVDGDWVRLAYSDLLYVQSWGNYVKLFTTNQIYVTALTMTELEQRLPAEQFIRIHKSYLVALHSIKRLSGNEVFISETSLPIGSTYRRELVERLR; via the coding sequence ATGCGCAACCCATTGCGATGTCTGCTGATTGACGATGAAGCAGCGGCTCATTACGTATTGCAGCACTACATCGAGCAGGTTGACCGGCTGACCCTGGTCGGGAACTGTTACCATGCCCTGGAAGCCATCAATTTTCTGCATCGTCAGCCCATCGACCTCCTGTTCCTGGATATCAATATGCCGCAGATGAACGGACTACAGATGCTGGAAACGCTGACCCATCCGCCCCGGGTCATTCTCACCACCGCTCATTCGGAATTTGCCCTGGAGAGCTATAACTACAACGTAGTGGACTACCTGCTAAAACCCATCGAGTTCGCCCGGTTTCTAAAAGCAGTCGATAAAGTTGTTGTAACCCAGTCGGATGAAGAAACGCAACCGCTAAGCTTACTGACACCGGCAGGTGCATCGTTCGTTATTAAAGTAGATGGCGATTGGGTGCGACTTGCTTACAGCGATCTTTTATACGTGCAAAGCTGGGGGAATTATGTCAAGTTGTTTACAACGAACCAAATATACGTAACGGCACTGACCATGACCGAGCTGGAACAGCGCTTGCCTGCCGAACAGTTTATACGCATTCACAAATCGTATCTGGTTGCCCTACATTCAATCAAGCGTTTGAGTGGTAATGAAGTCTTCATTAGCGAAACATCGCTTCCCATTGGATCAACCTATCGCCGGGAATTAGTCGAACGCTTACGGTAA
- a CDS encoding transcriptional regulator, TetR family (PFAM: regulatory protein TetR~KEGG: par:Psyc_0730 TetR family transcriptional regulator): MNMNYKRKKEPLESRQAVLEAAFELIPEIGLDKLTLDAVSKKAKLSKGGLLHHFPKKDALINALFADSLQKFSDTMSRAKRDNESFAITYLKAIVNDKPDPLQKRSMHLLMQAAIHNGSYRELLAQWYQKNVMSEAVNNSPAALTAILVADGIWYANLFGAYTLTREQKNQIIDLISNL; this comes from the coding sequence ATGAACATGAATTATAAACGCAAAAAAGAGCCTCTGGAAAGCCGTCAAGCCGTCCTGGAGGCAGCTTTTGAATTAATACCTGAGATAGGCCTGGATAAACTGACGCTTGATGCGGTGTCGAAAAAAGCCAAGTTGAGTAAAGGGGGATTGTTACACCATTTCCCCAAAAAGGACGCACTCATTAATGCCCTGTTTGCTGACAGCCTGCAAAAATTCTCGGATACAATGAGCCGGGCGAAACGAGATAACGAATCGTTTGCCATCACTTACCTAAAAGCCATTGTCAACGATAAGCCCGATCCGTTGCAAAAGCGCTCGATGCATCTTCTTATGCAGGCGGCTATTCACAATGGTTCCTATCGTGAGTTATTAGCCCAGTGGTACCAAAAAAATGTGATGAGTGAAGCGGTCAACAACTCGCCTGCGGCACTAACGGCCATTTTGGTGGCTGATGGTATTTGGTACGCTAATTTGTTTGGTGCCTATACGCTGACCCGGGAACAAAAAAATCAAATTATAGACCTCATAAGCAACTTATAA
- a CDS encoding small multidrug resistance protein (PFAM: small multidrug resistance protein~KEGG: cti:RALTA_A2166 putative small multidrug resistance protein (SMR family)) — protein MKYLLLLIAIIFEVIGTASLNASQQFTKLTPSLLCLVAYIGAFYFMSLTLRSMPVGTAYALWSGVGIVLTAIIGLFLFKQVPDTAALVGMTLIVAGVLVMNLLSKTTGH, from the coding sequence ATGAAATACCTGCTTTTGTTAATCGCGATCATTTTTGAAGTCATCGGGACGGCGTCTTTGAATGCATCCCAACAGTTCACCAAACTAACGCCTAGCTTGCTGTGCCTTGTGGCCTATATTGGTGCTTTCTATTTTATGAGTTTAACGTTACGCAGTATGCCCGTTGGCACAGCCTATGCGCTTTGGTCGGGTGTTGGTATCGTGCTGACTGCTATCATTGGCCTATTTCTCTTCAAGCAAGTGCCGGATACGGCCGCCCTGGTGGGGATGACCCTGATTGTAGCAGGCGTATTAGTGATGAACCTGCTATCAAAAACCACAGGGCATTGA
- a CDS encoding Tryptophanase (PFAM: aromatic amino acid beta-eliminating lyase/threonine aldolase~KEGG: afw:Anae109_1760 tryptophanase), whose translation MKTIIEPFRIKSVEPIRLTTRQQRQQLLADAHYNPFSLQADHVLIDLLTDSGTSAMSSRQWAGMMIGDESYAGGSSFLRFEQTVRELTGMTHILPTHQGRAAERILFRFLSAPGKVVISNTLFDTTRANAESSGAEGLDLLIPEGKQPAVHHPFKGNLDVTALSEVIRERGAEAIALVMLTITNNSGGGQPVSMENARQVSAMCRQHQIPFFIDACRFAENAMFIQQREPGYADKSPTQIAREMFRLADGATMSAKKDAFANIGGFLALNDDGLAQRCREELIITEGFPTYGGLAGRDLEAIATGLEEVLDADYLHYRLRSVAYLGEKLSAAGIPLVMPTGGHAVYLDARAFLAHIPVEQYPGQALVCALYETGGIRACEIGSVMFGKYDAAGQLIPAPLDLVRLAIPRRVYTQSHIDYVAEVIEEVYTNREALFGFEITHETPMLRHFTAQFKPVLLQESFAA comes from the coding sequence ATGAAAACCATCATTGAACCATTTCGTATTAAATCCGTCGAACCCATTCGGCTCACTACCCGGCAACAGCGCCAACAATTATTAGCTGACGCCCACTATAATCCCTTTAGTTTACAAGCCGATCACGTGTTGATCGATTTACTCACCGACTCGGGTACCTCCGCCATGAGCAGCCGCCAGTGGGCGGGTATGATGATCGGTGACGAAAGCTACGCTGGCGGCAGTTCATTTCTGCGCTTTGAGCAAACCGTTCGCGAGTTGACGGGCATGACCCACATTCTACCCACCCACCAGGGAAGAGCTGCCGAGCGAATCCTGTTCCGCTTTCTAAGCGCACCGGGCAAAGTGGTGATCAGTAATACGCTTTTCGATACCACTCGGGCCAATGCCGAATCCAGCGGGGCTGAAGGGCTCGATCTGCTAATTCCGGAAGGCAAACAACCGGCCGTGCACCATCCGTTTAAAGGCAATCTGGATGTGACGGCCCTATCGGAAGTCATTCGGGAGCGGGGCGCTGAGGCCATTGCGCTGGTGATGTTAACCATTACCAATAATTCGGGTGGCGGCCAGCCCGTCAGTATGGAAAATGCCCGGCAGGTGTCGGCGATGTGTCGGCAGCACCAGATTCCGTTTTTTATCGATGCCTGCCGCTTCGCCGAGAACGCCATGTTCATTCAGCAGCGGGAACCCGGCTATGCCGATAAAAGTCCCACCCAGATTGCCCGGGAGATGTTCCGGCTAGCCGACGGAGCGACGATGAGTGCCAAGAAAGACGCGTTTGCCAACATCGGTGGTTTTCTGGCCCTGAACGATGATGGTCTGGCTCAACGGTGCCGGGAAGAGCTCATTATTACGGAAGGTTTTCCGACCTACGGCGGGCTGGCGGGCCGCGACCTGGAAGCCATTGCGACGGGATTGGAGGAAGTGCTGGATGCGGATTACCTGCATTACCGACTGCGCAGTGTGGCCTACCTGGGGGAGAAACTCTCGGCGGCCGGCATTCCGCTGGTCATGCCAACCGGCGGTCATGCCGTCTATCTGGATGCCCGGGCTTTTTTAGCCCACATCCCAGTGGAGCAGTATCCCGGGCAGGCGCTTGTGTGTGCGCTTTACGAGACGGGCGGTATTCGGGCTTGCGAAATTGGGAGTGTCATGTTCGGCAAGTACGATGCAGCAGGCCAGCTGATACCGGCTCCGCTGGATCTGGTTCGGCTGGCCATTCCCCGGCGGGTGTACACGCAAAGTCACATCGATTACGTAGCCGAGGTTATTGAAGAGGTGTATACGAACCGGGAAGCGCTTTTCGGCTTTGAGATTACGCACGAGACGCCCATGCTGCGGCACTTTACGGCTCAGTTCAAGCCTGTCCTGCTTCAGGAATCGTTTGCGGCTTAA
- a CDS encoding beta-lactamase (PFAM: beta-lactamase~KEGG: mxa:MXAN_2364 beta-lactamase), with product MLRLPQVFLITFLTSQVLTTANAQTPGQKLDRFVAKLIQNQKFSGTILVAEQGKTVYQKSAGYADFSTKVPNTQDIAFPIASLSKTLTAISILQLMEQGKVNIDTPVSNYLPSFPYAQITVRHLLSHTSGLPPYNAYFNPIRAKDSSKIFTNIDFLPAVVSGKNPLIYSPGEKGNYDNVNYIVLALLIERLSGLSYAEYIQRYLLEPAGMKHTWFMPLAQQFNTDTLAHFAYPHLYLRVYDDRPTRSNTVPYIRNYWKTFALTGFGDYISTVEDILLYDKALYENRLLKAETLREAFRPVLLTNGKPHPDLFGLGWEVEADTSLGQVVYHSGAAISLSCVMIRNLIRHQTVILFDNTHFNAHEVGTKLLKILNGQPVALPKKSLAHLYGLTLLKQGEIRARNEMNRLKKDTRTYLSERTRVK from the coding sequence ATGTTACGCCTACCACAAGTCTTTCTGATTACCTTTCTTACCTCCCAGGTGTTGACAACCGCAAACGCCCAAACTCCGGGGCAGAAACTCGACCGGTTCGTCGCCAAACTGATCCAAAACCAGAAATTTAGCGGTACTATTCTGGTCGCTGAACAGGGAAAAACAGTGTATCAAAAGTCGGCTGGGTACGCTGATTTTTCAACCAAAGTACCCAATACGCAGGATATCGCCTTTCCCATTGCTTCCCTTTCCAAAACCTTAACGGCCATTAGTATTCTCCAACTCATGGAACAGGGTAAGGTTAACATCGATACGCCTGTATCGAACTATTTGCCCAGTTTCCCCTATGCTCAAATCACAGTTCGGCACCTTCTTTCGCATACCTCAGGATTGCCCCCTTATAATGCCTATTTCAACCCGATCCGGGCAAAGGATTCCAGTAAAATATTCACCAACATCGATTTTCTGCCAGCCGTAGTCTCGGGCAAGAATCCGTTGATCTATTCACCCGGCGAAAAAGGCAATTACGATAACGTGAACTACATTGTATTAGCCCTACTCATCGAACGTCTTTCAGGACTCTCGTATGCGGAGTACATCCAGCGTTACCTGCTGGAGCCAGCGGGCATGAAGCACACCTGGTTTATGCCCCTTGCTCAACAATTTAACACCGATACCCTCGCTCACTTTGCTTATCCGCATCTGTATCTGCGAGTCTACGATGATAGGCCCACTCGCTCCAACACAGTTCCTTACATCAGAAACTATTGGAAAACATTTGCTCTGACCGGATTCGGCGATTACATCAGCACAGTTGAAGATATCCTACTGTATGATAAAGCCCTGTATGAAAACCGGTTGCTCAAGGCGGAGACCTTACGGGAGGCCTTCCGGCCGGTACTGTTAACCAACGGCAAGCCTCATCCAGACCTTTTTGGCCTTGGCTGGGAGGTAGAGGCTGACACCAGTTTGGGGCAGGTGGTTTACCATAGCGGAGCGGCCATCAGCCTAAGCTGTGTCATGATCCGAAATCTAATCAGGCATCAAACGGTCATTCTCTTCGACAATACCCATTTCAATGCGCACGAGGTGGGGACAAAACTACTGAAGATACTGAATGGTCAGCCCGTGGCATTGCCTAAAAAAAGCCTCGCGCACCTCTACGGGCTAACCCTGTTGAAACAAGGCGAGATCAGAGCCCGAAATGAGATGAACAGGCTGAAAAAAGACACACGGACTTATTTATCTGAGCGAACAAGAGTTAAATGA
- a CDS encoding putative esterase (PFAM: putative esterase; glycoside hydrolase family 13 domain protein~KEGG: ara:Arad_4221 enterochelin esterase), with protein MKPERYPIVTLKSVNLTNMFTRTLTICFLLSALSLQAQNAARLVSPEVLPDQSVIFRLKSPTAKNVQVVGSWKADKPIPMTRIDSVTYEAKIGPLPTDIYEYRFNVDGTMTLDPGNGFVTTGGTVVESRVLIPGKLGNLLATQPVPHGNVTAVWYPSPTLGATRRMQVYTPPGYEEGKGTYPVLYLLHGAGGDEESWISRGRANYILDNLIAAKEAVPMIVVITNGNPDVVSSPLNRPLAESTKDASGPAGMASLKFEESLVNDVIPYIEKHYRVKADADHRALTGFSMGGYQTQNISNKYPNLFKYIGVMSMGLFSSYRNSQPNYDKEKHVAQLKALMAAKPRFYWVGIGKADFLYDSVTKLRGLYDEVGLPYTYRETPGAHTWNEWRLYLTELAPHYFK; from the coding sequence ATGAAGCCTGAACGCTACCCAATTGTTACCCTAAAATCCGTTAACTTAACCAATATGTTTACCCGTACCCTGACCATTTGTTTCCTGTTGTCAGCCCTCTCCCTTCAGGCACAGAATGCCGCCAGACTCGTTTCACCCGAAGTTTTACCCGATCAATCCGTCATTTTCAGATTGAAGTCGCCAACGGCTAAGAACGTGCAGGTGGTAGGCTCCTGGAAAGCGGATAAGCCCATACCGATGACCAGGATTGATTCGGTCACGTATGAAGCTAAAATAGGTCCCCTGCCCACCGACATATATGAGTACCGATTCAACGTTGACGGTACGATGACTCTAGATCCCGGTAACGGCTTCGTCACGACGGGCGGCACGGTGGTCGAAAGCCGGGTGTTGATTCCCGGAAAACTGGGCAACCTCCTGGCGACGCAACCAGTGCCCCACGGCAATGTGACGGCCGTCTGGTACCCCTCGCCTACCCTGGGAGCCACCCGACGCATGCAGGTCTACACCCCACCCGGTTATGAAGAAGGAAAAGGAACCTATCCCGTGCTCTATCTCTTACACGGAGCTGGTGGCGACGAAGAAAGCTGGATTAGTCGCGGGCGGGCCAATTACATTCTGGACAACCTCATTGCGGCTAAAGAAGCCGTGCCCATGATTGTTGTTATTACCAATGGCAACCCCGATGTGGTTTCGTCTCCTCTGAACCGCCCTCTTGCCGAGAGCACCAAAGACGCTTCGGGGCCTGCGGGCATGGCATCGCTGAAGTTTGAAGAGAGTCTGGTAAACGATGTGATTCCGTACATTGAAAAGCATTACCGGGTGAAGGCCGATGCCGATCATCGGGCGCTAACGGGTTTCTCCATGGGAGGCTATCAAACGCAGAATATCAGCAACAAATACCCCAACCTGTTCAAGTATATTGGCGTGATGAGCATGGGGTTATTTTCGTCGTACCGAAACAGCCAGCCGAATTACGATAAGGAAAAACACGTTGCCCAGCTCAAAGCACTGATGGCTGCCAAGCCCAGATTTTACTGGGTGGGCATTGGCAAGGCTGACTTTTTGTATGATTCGGTGACCAAACTGCGCGGCCTCTATGATGAGGTTGGCCTTCCGTACACCTACCGGGAAACCCCTGGCGCGCACACCTGGAACGAATGGCGGCTCTATCTAACCGAACTGGCCCCGCACTATTTCAAGTAA